In Deinococcus ficus, a single genomic region encodes these proteins:
- a CDS encoding mechanosensitive ion channel family protein — translation MNLELSPILIRLQNMLQGLITAIPNLLIGLLVFALFVFLGNVVRQAVQGFATRAGQPHGIAMVFGRIASWAVLAFGALVALTIIIPTLTAASLFGALGISGVAIGFAFKDIFQNLLAGLLILVTRPFRLGDQIVSGDHEGTVEDIQMRATMLRTYDNRLVVIPNSELYTNRVVVNTALDKRRLSVMVGIGYGDDIALAKELILHEVSRLDVVLSDPAPQVLVRELGDFSVNLEVRFWIDPPIRREAVEAQDQVLETIKRTLPSHGFDLPFPTQQLLLHDQTEDGDGDRSRQREGWPAAKSAARGQAKGEA, via the coding sequence ATGAACCTTGAACTCTCGCCGATCCTAATTCGGTTGCAGAACATGCTGCAGGGGCTCATTACGGCCATTCCGAACCTGCTGATCGGCCTGCTGGTCTTCGCCCTGTTCGTGTTTTTGGGCAACGTGGTGCGCCAGGCCGTCCAGGGGTTCGCGACGCGCGCGGGACAACCCCACGGCATTGCGATGGTGTTTGGCCGCATCGCGTCCTGGGCGGTGTTGGCGTTTGGGGCGCTGGTCGCGCTGACCATCATCATCCCGACCCTGACCGCCGCCTCGCTGTTCGGCGCGCTCGGGATTAGCGGAGTGGCGATCGGGTTCGCGTTCAAGGACATCTTCCAGAACCTGCTGGCTGGTCTGCTGATTCTGGTCACCCGTCCATTCCGGCTCGGGGACCAGATTGTGTCCGGTGACCACGAGGGGACCGTCGAGGACATCCAGATGCGGGCCACGATGCTCCGCACGTATGACAACCGCCTGGTAGTGATTCCCAACAGCGAGCTGTACACCAACCGGGTGGTGGTGAACACGGCGCTGGACAAGCGCCGGTTGAGCGTCATGGTGGGCATCGGGTACGGGGACGACATTGCGCTGGCCAAGGAGTTGATCCTCCATGAAGTGTCCCGGCTGGACGTTGTCCTGAGTGACCCCGCGCCGCAGGTCCTGGTTCGGGAGCTGGGTGACTTCTCCGTGAATCTGGAGGTGCGCTTCTGGATTGATCCGCCCATCCGGCGGGAGGCGGTGGAGGCGCAGGACCAGGTACTCGAAACCATCAAGCGGACGCTGCCCAGTCACGGCTTTGATCTTCCGTTCCCCACCCAACAGCTGCTCCTCCACGACCAGACCGAGGACGGGGATGGAGACCGGTCGCGGCAGCGGGAGGGCTGGCCCGCCGCGAAGAGTGCGGCACGCGGCCAGGCGAAA
- a CDS encoding DUF421 domain-containing protein: MDVILSALSDLLTPEGGWRVQLLVRIVLSTVLLFAYVLLLARTFGARTFANFTSYDFLTNVAAGSLVASAILGKSVVESGLSLLLLVGLQFLVSTWSARSRAAQGVFDNEPVVLVERGVMREQVMRKARVSPAILEQSLRASGIQDVSQVKFAVLESGGAISVIKA; the protein is encoded by the coding sequence ATGGACGTCATCCTCAGCGCCCTGTCAGACCTGCTCACACCTGAGGGCGGCTGGCGCGTGCAACTCCTCGTCCGCATCGTTCTGAGCACCGTGCTGCTGTTTGCGTACGTGCTCCTTCTGGCCCGCACCTTCGGGGCCCGGACGTTCGCGAATTTTACGAGTTACGACTTCCTCACCAACGTGGCGGCCGGTTCCCTGGTGGCGAGCGCCATTCTGGGCAAGAGCGTGGTGGAATCGGGCCTCAGTCTGCTGCTCCTGGTGGGCCTGCAGTTCCTGGTGTCCACCTGGAGTGCCCGGTCCAGAGCGGCCCAGGGCGTGTTCGACAATGAGCCCGTGGTCCTGGTCGAGCGCGGGGTGATGCGCGAGCAGGTGATGCGCAAAGCCCGCGTGTCCCCAGCGATCCTGGAGCAGTCGCTGCGCGCTTCCGGCATTCAGGACGTGTCCCAGGTGAAGTTCGCGGTGCTGGAATCCGGGGGGGCCATCAGTGTGATTAAGGCGTAA
- a CDS encoding DUF305 domain-containing protein, which yields MTPSDGSPTHETKASSPHTPYRRFVAMILASALVMYVVMYFNTYQIDHVQFSWTRVYMTMMSSAAMAVIMWLFMRNMYQDRAKNTAILVGSAVVFLTGLGLVRSQALVGDVAWMRAMTPHHSIAILTSERAQLSDPRVRALADGIIETQKREIAEMNGLIRDLSSGN from the coding sequence ATGACACCCTCCGACGGTTCCCCCACGCACGAGACCAAGGCCTCATCACCCCATACCCCTTACCGGCGCTTCGTCGCGATGATCCTCGCGTCCGCCCTGGTGATGTACGTGGTGATGTACTTCAACACCTACCAGATCGACCATGTGCAGTTCAGTTGGACCCGCGTGTACATGACGATGATGTCCTCGGCAGCCATGGCCGTGATCATGTGGCTGTTCATGCGGAACATGTATCAGGACCGCGCGAAGAACACCGCCATTCTGGTCGGGAGTGCCGTGGTGTTTTTGACCGGGCTCGGACTGGTCCGCTCACAGGCATTGGTGGGGGACGTGGCGTGGATGCGGGCGATGACTCCTCACCATTCCATCGCCATCCTGACCAGCGAGCGGGCCCAGTTGAGTGATCCGCGCGTTCGCGCTCTGGCGGACGGCATCATCGAAACACAGAAGCGAGAGATTGCCGAGATGAACGGCCTCATCCGTGACCTTTCCTCTGGGAACTGA
- a CDS encoding DUF305 domain-containing protein, whose amino-acid sequence MRRALLTAALLSLGPAQAGGMGGTGMPGMTHMTQPMTPSASVPGLSRMGLQMQLDMRAMMMPMMNDLARLSGRSFERAFMSMMIPHHQGAIDSSRAVLERTQDTQVRAWATQIIADQAREIAEMQARLRAYGGPNQMMTRMMQMNRMMDMPDMIRASSTPERTFLEGMIPHHAAANEKANLALQRTQDAFVLDLARRIVTAQAGEMQDFQGWLKAH is encoded by the coding sequence ATGAGGCGCGCGCTGCTCACCGCGGCCCTGCTCTCCCTGGGACCCGCCCAGGCTGGCGGGATGGGGGGCACGGGCATGCCCGGCATGACGCACATGACCCAGCCCATGACGCCGTCGGCTTCCGTGCCGGGCCTGTCGCGGATGGGCCTGCAGATGCAACTGGACATGCGCGCCATGATGATGCCGATGATGAACGACCTCGCCCGGCTGAGCGGGAGGTCTTTCGAGCGTGCGTTCATGTCCATGATGATTCCGCACCACCAGGGGGCAATCGACAGCAGCCGCGCCGTCCTGGAACGCACGCAGGACACCCAGGTGCGCGCCTGGGCGACGCAGATCATCGCGGACCAGGCCCGTGAGATCGCCGAGATGCAGGCCCGGCTGCGCGCGTACGGTGGCCCGAACCAGATGATGACGCGCATGATGCAGATGAACCGCATGATGGACATGCCGGACATGATCCGCGCGTCCAGCACGCCGGAGCGCACCTTCCTGGAAGGGATGATCCCGCATCACGCGGCCGCCAACGAGAAAGCCAACCTGGCCCTGCAACGCACGCAGGACGCGTTCGTCCTGGACCTCGCCAGGCGCATCGTGACGGCGCAGGCGGGTGAGATGCAGGACTTCCAGGGCTGGCTCAAAGCGCACTGA
- a CDS encoding four-helix bundle copper-binding protein, which produces MDTLTRMLRTHPQTNPATVDQLAACLQACLECEATCALCADACLNEGEHLHHLTHCITLNTQCAAVCRATMQVLAATGQGDAQVMRAQLAACLRACQACAEECERHAQEMDMAHCAVCAESCRRCEQACQALLASVSA; this is translated from the coding sequence ATGGACACCCTCACCCGCATGCTCCGCACCCACCCGCAGACCAACCCCGCCACCGTGGACCAGCTCGCCGCCTGCCTGCAGGCCTGCCTGGAATGCGAGGCGACCTGCGCCCTGTGCGCCGACGCGTGCCTGAACGAAGGCGAGCACCTGCACCACCTCACGCACTGCATCACCCTCAACACGCAGTGCGCGGCTGTGTGCCGGGCAACGATGCAGGTCCTCGCCGCGACCGGCCAGGGGGACGCGCAGGTCATGCGCGCCCAGCTCGCCGCCTGCCTGCGCGCCTGTCAGGCCTGCGCCGAGGAATGTGAGCGGCACGCGCAGGAGATGGACATGGCGCACTGCGCGGTGTGTGCAGAAAGCTGCCGCCGCTGCGAGCAGGCGTGTCAGGCCCTGCTCGCAAGCGTGAGCGCATGA
- a CDS encoding PRTRC system ThiF family protein, producing the protein MTRRKEKAPESALPSREHVLPADYLTRGPLRVALVGVGGTGSEVMTGLTHLHLALRALDYPGLQVVAFDDDTVSPANLVRQRYHPADLGRNKAEVLVTRVNLACNLAWTAIPQKFSGDRARQPWDLVISCVDSRAARRSLHAAAFGKGLYTWRYWLDCGNDLTTGQVVLGTPRQAGKELKRALPCATELHPELMDTALPEDDTPSCSAIEALSRQDLFVGRMVATHALDLLWQLFRHGSVAHHARYFELRSAALASRPCPSAEPARRKRGPA; encoded by the coding sequence ATGACCCGCAGGAAGGAGAAGGCTCCGGAGAGCGCACTTCCCTCCCGTGAGCACGTGCTGCCCGCCGACTACCTGACCCGGGGTCCGCTGCGGGTCGCCCTGGTCGGGGTGGGGGGCACGGGGAGTGAGGTCATGACCGGCCTCACCCACCTGCACCTGGCCCTGCGCGCCCTGGACTACCCAGGCCTGCAGGTGGTCGCGTTCGACGACGACACCGTCAGCCCCGCCAACCTCGTCCGGCAGCGGTACCACCCCGCCGACCTGGGGCGGAACAAGGCTGAGGTGCTCGTCACCCGCGTGAACCTCGCCTGCAACCTCGCGTGGACAGCCATCCCACAGAAGTTCAGCGGGGACCGCGCCCGGCAGCCGTGGGACCTGGTGATCAGCTGCGTCGACTCCCGCGCCGCCCGCAGGAGCCTGCACGCCGCGGCGTTCGGGAAGGGCCTGTACACGTGGCGGTACTGGCTGGACTGCGGGAACGACCTCACCACCGGGCAGGTCGTGCTCGGCACGCCACGGCAGGCCGGGAAGGAGTTGAAGCGGGCCTTGCCGTGCGCGACGGAGCTGCACCCGGAGCTGATGGACACGGCCCTGCCGGAGGACGACACGCCCAGCTGCTCGGCGATCGAGGCGCTGAGCCGCCAGGACCTGTTCGTGGGCCGGATGGTGGCCACGCACGCCCTGGACCTGCTGTGGCAGCTGTTCCGGCACGGGTCGGTGGCGCACCACGCCAGGTACTTCGAGTTGCGCAGCGCCGCGCTCGCCAGCCGGCCGTGCCCCAGCGCGGAACCCGCGCGCCGGAAGAGGGGGCCGGCGTGA
- a CDS encoding IS5 family transposase (programmed frameshift): MATSLVSDELWQLIQPLLPPETPRPRGGRPRVPDRAALEGILYLLKTGIGWEHLPRELGYGSGMTCWRRLRDWHAAGVFTRLHQVLLDRMAQADHLDWSRACVDSTSIPAARGGPQTGPNPTDRGRPGSKRHVIVDGRGTPLAVLISPANRHDSMLFEALLDAVPPIHNGRRGHPRTRPERLHADKAYDIPRCRRACHKRGIKVRIARRGRESSERLGRHRWVVERTLAWFSRFRRLRVRYEVRADIHLAFTQLACCLITFKQHQRFC; this comes from the exons ATGGCCACCTCCCTGGTCAGCGACGAGTTGTGGCAGCTGATTCAGCCACTGCTCCCACCCGAAACACCCAGACCCAGAGGCGGCCGACCCCGGGTGCCTGACCGAGCCGCACTGGAAGGCATCCTCTACTTGCTCAAGACCGGCATCGGCTGGGAACACCTCCCCCGTGAGCTCGGGTATGGCAGCGGCATGACCTGCTGGCGACGGCTGCGGGACTGGCACGCGGCGGGTGTCTTCACCCGCCTGCACCAGGTGCTCCTTGACCGGATGGCGCAGGCGGATCACCTCGACTGGTCACGGGCGTGTGTGGACAGCACGAGCATCCCCGCCGCCCGGGGGGGGC CCCAGACCGGCCCGAACCCCACGGATCGCGGCCGGCCAGGCAGCAAACGTCATGTGATCGTCGATGGCCGCGGGACGCCGCTGGCGGTGCTGATCTCGCCAGCGAATCGGCATGACAGCATGCTGTTCGAAGCGCTGCTGGACGCGGTGCCGCCCATCCACAATGGGCGGCGTGGGCATCCTCGCACCCGCCCAGAGAGGCTTCATGCGGACAAGGCGTACGACATTCCCCGGTGCCGCCGGGCATGCCACAAACGTGGGATCAAAGTGCGAATTGCACGCCGGGGTCGAGAGTCGAGTGAGCGGTTGGGACGGCACCGCTGGGTGGTGGAGCGGACACTGGCATGGTTCAGCCGCTTCCGTCGGCTTCGGGTGCGGTACGAGGTGCGGGCGGACATCCACCTGGCGTTCACGCAGTTGGCCTGCTGCCTCATCACGTTCAAGCAGCACCAACGGTTTTGTTAG
- a CDS encoding NUDIX domain-containing protein, translated as MTQTPKGKTSTLPADTDMSRTDGAQGTDLWGPAPTRGGAIVLKDGAVALIERQVDGMVKYVVPGGKVEAGEDVRETARREILEETGLEVSIGRLVATVQFGVNVQQYFSADVTGGAWGSGQGQEVLGLGDPADGTYAAVWVPVSRLRGLDVRPRDLVASLARPGPQETTWLPHLDVFTES; from the coding sequence ATGACGCAGACACCCAAAGGCAAGACCAGCACTCTTCCCGCAGACACTGACATGTCCCGCACTGACGGCGCCCAAGGCACAGACCTCTGGGGCCCAGCTCCGACCCGCGGGGGCGCCATCGTCCTGAAGGACGGCGCCGTGGCCCTGATTGAACGTCAGGTCGACGGGATGGTGAAGTACGTGGTTCCAGGCGGGAAGGTCGAGGCAGGAGAGGACGTCCGGGAGACCGCGCGGCGCGAGATCCTCGAAGAAACAGGCCTGGAGGTCTCGATCGGCCGTCTTGTAGCCACCGTGCAGTTCGGGGTCAACGTGCAGCAGTACTTCAGTGCCGACGTGACGGGGGGCGCCTGGGGCTCGGGGCAGGGACAGGAGGTGCTGGGCCTCGGTGATCCAGCCGACGGGACCTACGCCGCCGTGTGGGTCCCGGTTTCCCGGTTGCGCGGCCTTGACGTGCGTCCGCGTGATCTGGTCGCGTCTCTCGCCCGCCCCGGGCCGCAGGAGACCACCTGGCTGCCTCACCTGGACGTCTTTACAGAGTCTTAA
- a CDS encoding M23 family metallopeptidase: MRCTLILTLCALLSLASAATVKVKSGDTLYGLAKQHGTTLQALVAANRGLDPQRPLQVGQLLQLPAKGSARAGSTPVVRAASIRVNAVMPVQGRLTSPYSSAHQGLDLAAPVGTPIRAALAGRVVESRFDGRTGWGWTVRLDHGGGLTTRYSHNSANLVRVGQTVTAGTVIARVGSTGNSTGPHLHYTVMQGGRVINPSSIH; this comes from the coding sequence ATGCGCTGCACCCTGATCCTGACGCTCTGCGCCCTGCTCTCCCTGGCCTCCGCCGCCACCGTGAAGGTCAAGTCCGGTGACACGCTGTACGGGCTGGCCAAACAGCACGGCACCACCCTGCAGGCCCTCGTGGCCGCCAACCGCGGCCTGGATCCCCAACGGCCCCTGCAAGTGGGCCAACTGCTGCAACTCCCCGCGAAAGGCAGTGCCCGTGCCGGCTCCACCCCGGTCGTCCGCGCCGCGTCCATTCGCGTGAACGCTGTCATGCCCGTCCAGGGGCGCCTGACCAGCCCGTACAGCAGCGCCCATCAGGGCCTGGATCTCGCCGCGCCGGTCGGCACGCCCATCCGGGCTGCCCTGGCCGGACGTGTCGTCGAATCCCGCTTCGACGGCCGCACCGGTTGGGGCTGGACGGTCCGCCTGGACCACGGGGGCGGCCTGACCACCCGCTACAGCCACAACAGCGCCAACCTCGTCCGTGTCGGCCAGACCGTGACGGCCGGGACCGTCATCGCCCGCGTCGGCAGCACCGGGAACAGCACCGGTCCGCACCTGCACTACACGGTGATGCAGGGCGGCCGCGTCATCAATCCCAGCAGCATTCACTGA
- a CDS encoding heavy metal translocating P-type ATPase, translating into MTKTIELDVGGMTCAACVGRVERGLKKVDGVLGASVNLATERASVTFDPAVTGPEALIARVQDTGYEARTAETELSVQGMTCAACVGRVERALNKVDGVLGASVNLATERASVRYLPGSVTVGQLKAAVRDAGYEVLDSGAGLDRSDLEREARQKEIAELRRAVTFSAVFAVPLLLLAMVPMLYMPAHMWLMDRVSQGTLNWIMLLLAAPVQFGPGRRFYRLGWAAMKHRSPDMNSLVMIGTSAAFFYSLLVTLAPGLFPDGTAHVYYEASAVVITLILLGKYFEAIAKGRSSEAMKKLLSLQAKTARVVRGGQELELPADEVLIGDLISVRPGEKIPVDGEVISGASFVDESMITGEPIPVAKQTGAPVVGGTINQNGAFQFRATKVGADTALAQIIKLVETAQGSKPPIQGLADKVVAVFVPVVLVIAALTFLIWMLFGGPQAMSFALVNMVAVLIIACPCAMGLATPTSIMVGTGKAAELGVLFRSGAALEGLQGVQVVAVDKTGTLTKGKPELTDLITAGRFDRTEVLHLVAAAEEQSEHPIARAIVDAARREGLNLPTPEHFEAVPGFGLEARVDGRLVQVGADRYMTKLGLNVEAFAAQAERLGDEGKSPLYAAVDGQLAGIIAVADPIKDGSPEAVQALHRMGLKVAMITGDNARTAQAIARQLGIDEVLAEVLPSGKSESVTALQAKGQKVAFVGDGINDAPALAQADVGLAIGTGTDVAVETADVILMSGDLRGVPNAVALSRTTLSNIRFNLFWAFAYNIVLIPVAAGLLYPAFGWLLSPVLAAAAMGLSSVFVLSNALRLRGFRPPVPAARPAPSAPLTPRPA; encoded by the coding sequence ATGACGAAGACCATCGAACTCGATGTCGGAGGCATGACCTGCGCCGCCTGCGTGGGCCGGGTCGAACGCGGCCTCAAAAAGGTGGACGGCGTGCTGGGTGCCAGCGTGAACCTCGCCACCGAGCGCGCCAGCGTGACCTTCGACCCGGCCGTGACCGGCCCCGAGGCCCTGATCGCCAGGGTGCAGGACACCGGGTACGAGGCCCGCACCGCCGAAACGGAACTCAGCGTGCAGGGCATGACCTGCGCGGCCTGCGTGGGCCGGGTCGAGCGCGCCCTGAACAAGGTGGACGGCGTGCTGGGTGCCAGCGTGAACCTCGCCACCGAGCGCGCCAGCGTCCGGTACCTCCCGGGCAGCGTGACCGTGGGCCAGCTCAAGGCGGCCGTGCGGGACGCCGGGTACGAGGTGCTCGACTCCGGCGCCGGGCTGGACCGCAGCGACCTGGAACGCGAGGCGCGCCAGAAGGAAATCGCGGAACTCAGGCGCGCCGTGACGTTCAGCGCGGTGTTCGCCGTGCCGCTGCTGCTGCTCGCCATGGTGCCCATGCTGTACATGCCGGCCCACATGTGGCTGATGGACCGCGTGAGCCAGGGCACCCTGAACTGGATCATGCTGCTGCTGGCCGCGCCCGTGCAGTTCGGACCGGGGCGGCGCTTCTACCGCCTGGGCTGGGCCGCCATGAAGCACCGCAGCCCGGACATGAACTCGCTGGTCATGATCGGCACCTCGGCCGCGTTCTTCTACAGCCTGCTCGTCACGCTCGCCCCCGGCCTGTTCCCGGACGGCACCGCGCACGTGTACTACGAGGCGTCGGCCGTGGTGATCACGCTGATCCTGCTCGGCAAGTACTTCGAGGCCATCGCCAAGGGACGCAGCAGCGAGGCCATGAAGAAGCTGCTCTCCCTGCAGGCGAAAACCGCCCGGGTGGTCCGCGGCGGGCAGGAACTCGAACTGCCGGCCGACGAGGTGCTGATCGGCGACCTGATCAGCGTCCGCCCGGGTGAGAAGATCCCGGTGGACGGCGAGGTGATCAGCGGCGCCTCGTTCGTGGACGAGAGCATGATCACCGGCGAACCCATTCCCGTCGCCAAGCAGACCGGCGCCCCCGTCGTCGGCGGCACCATCAACCAGAACGGCGCGTTCCAGTTCCGGGCCACCAAGGTCGGCGCGGACACCGCTCTCGCCCAGATCATCAAACTCGTCGAGACCGCGCAGGGCAGCAAGCCGCCCATCCAGGGCCTCGCGGACAAGGTCGTCGCCGTGTTCGTGCCGGTCGTGCTGGTCATCGCCGCCCTGACCTTCCTGATCTGGATGCTGTTCGGCGGACCGCAGGCCATGAGCTTCGCGCTGGTGAACATGGTGGCGGTGCTGATCATCGCCTGCCCCTGCGCGATGGGCCTGGCGACCCCCACCAGCATCATGGTCGGCACCGGCAAGGCCGCCGAGCTGGGCGTGCTGTTCCGCAGCGGCGCCGCCCTGGAGGGGCTGCAGGGCGTGCAGGTGGTCGCGGTGGACAAGACCGGCACGCTGACCAAAGGCAAGCCGGAACTGACCGACCTGATCACGGCCGGCCGGTTTGACCGCACCGAGGTGCTGCACCTGGTCGCGGCCGCCGAAGAGCAGAGTGAGCACCCCATCGCCCGGGCCATCGTCGACGCGGCGCGCCGGGAAGGCCTGAATCTCCCCACCCCGGAGCACTTCGAAGCCGTTCCCGGGTTCGGCCTGGAAGCGCGGGTGGACGGCCGGCTCGTGCAGGTGGGCGCCGACCGGTACATGACGAAGCTGGGGTTGAACGTGGAGGCGTTCGCCGCGCAGGCCGAGCGGCTGGGCGATGAGGGCAAGAGTCCGCTGTACGCCGCCGTGGACGGGCAGCTGGCCGGGATCATCGCGGTGGCCGACCCGATCAAGGACGGCAGCCCCGAGGCGGTTCAGGCGCTGCACCGCATGGGGCTGAAGGTCGCCATGATCACCGGGGACAATGCCCGCACCGCGCAGGCCATCGCCCGGCAGCTGGGCATCGACGAGGTGCTCGCGGAGGTGCTCCCCAGCGGCAAGAGTGAGTCGGTCACGGCGCTGCAGGCCAAGGGACAGAAGGTGGCGTTCGTGGGCGACGGCATCAACGACGCCCCGGCACTCGCGCAGGCGGATGTGGGGCTCGCGATCGGCACCGGCACGGACGTCGCCGTGGAGACCGCCGATGTGATCCTGATGAGTGGCGACCTGCGCGGCGTGCCCAACGCCGTGGCCCTGAGCCGCACCACCCTGAGCAACATCCGCTTCAACCTGTTCTGGGCGTTCGCCTACAACATCGTCCTGATTCCCGTGGCCGCCGGTCTCCTCTACCCTGCGTTCGGGTGGCTGCTCTCCCCGGTGCTGGCCGCGGCCGCCATGGGCCTGAGCAGCGTGTTCGTGCTGAGCAACGCCCTGAGACTGCGTGGCTTCCGGCCCCCCGTGCCGGCCGCGCGGCCCGCTCCATCTGCCCCCCTCACCCCCCGCCCCGCCTGA
- a CDS encoding CopZ family metallochaperone translates to MKTELNITGMSCGHCVKAVESALKSVPGVEQVTVDLPGGKATVEGDARPEAMITAIAEEGYTAEVRA, encoded by the coding sequence ATGAAAACGGAACTGAACATCACCGGCATGAGCTGCGGTCACTGCGTCAAAGCGGTCGAAAGCGCCCTCAAGAGCGTCCCCGGCGTCGAACAGGTCACCGTGGACCTCCCGGGCGGGAAGGCCACTGTGGAAGGCGACGCCCGCCCCGAGGCGATGATCACCGCCATCGCCGAGGAAGGCTACACCGCCGAAGTCCGCGCCTGA
- a CDS encoding metal-sensitive transcriptional regulator: MPEDARKRAAHRLKIARGHLESIIGMLDKDDAYCVDVLRQIKAVQGALSGAGEVVLRGHLEAHVATAAQRGDSVEIVEELMEALKYT, from the coding sequence ATGCCCGAAGACGCCCGCAAACGCGCCGCGCACCGCCTGAAAATCGCGCGCGGGCACCTCGAGAGCATCATCGGCATGCTCGACAAGGACGACGCCTACTGCGTGGATGTGCTCCGGCAGATCAAGGCCGTGCAGGGCGCCCTGTCCGGCGCCGGGGAAGTGGTGCTGCGCGGCCACCTTGAAGCCCACGTCGCCACCGCCGCCCAGCGGGGAGACAGCGTGGAAATCGTCGAGGAGCTCATGGAAGCCCTCAAGTACACCTGA
- a CDS encoding DUF305 domain-containing protein codes for MSDTRTFLLTAALLFLTTPAVAQGGHGMDHGGMNMSQMPAMDLSGMKKLQGKAFDRAFMSAMIPHHQAAVDMARAVLPVSKDATVKAWATAVIKDQNREINLMTAWLKANGGTDAAMAKMMAGSMQGMASMVKSSKTPDIAFVQGMVPHHASAVEMASLALQKGSHATVLKLARDIVKAQAQEMYDYRLWLLKRGQ; via the coding sequence ATGTCTGACACCCGAACCTTCCTTCTGACCGCCGCCCTCCTGTTCCTCACCACGCCCGCCGTCGCGCAGGGCGGTCACGGCATGGATCACGGCGGCATGAACATGAGCCAGATGCCCGCCATGGACCTGAGCGGCATGAAAAAACTCCAGGGCAAGGCCTTCGACCGCGCGTTCATGAGCGCGATGATCCCCCACCACCAGGCGGCCGTGGACATGGCCAGGGCCGTACTGCCCGTCAGCAAGGACGCCACCGTGAAAGCCTGGGCGACCGCGGTGATCAAGGACCAGAACCGCGAGATCAACCTGATGACCGCGTGGCTCAAAGCGAACGGCGGAACGGACGCCGCCATGGCGAAGATGATGGCCGGCAGCATGCAGGGCATGGCCAGCATGGTCAAGTCGTCCAAGACGCCGGACATCGCCTTCGTGCAGGGGATGGTGCCTCACCACGCGTCCGCGGTGGAGATGGCCAGCCTCGCGCTGCAGAAGGGCAGTCACGCGACCGTCCTGAAGCTCGCCCGGGACATCGTCAAGGCGCAGGCGCAGGAAATGTACGACTACCGCCTCTGGCTCCTCAAGCGCGGCCAGTAA
- a CDS encoding CueP family metal-binding protein translates to MSRVPLALVLTLTGLVSLGAAQQAAPTPAQLTGLSARQALAKANEWRGAGGVQSFVTSEAVMFKFPGGQQKAVALPAGQMVIAIAPYVNRTHPCKTHYMSGCQGELVNTPVAVIVKNQAGKTVLNRTVKTMANGFLELWLDRDQTYQVTLRASGKTTTGMLSTQAGSDTCVTTLKLQ, encoded by the coding sequence ATGAGCAGAGTCCCCCTGGCGCTCGTCCTGACCCTCACCGGCCTCGTCTCCCTCGGCGCCGCGCAGCAGGCCGCGCCCACACCCGCCCAACTCACCGGCCTGAGCGCTCGTCAGGCCCTGGCGAAAGCGAACGAATGGCGCGGCGCCGGCGGCGTGCAGAGCTTCGTGACCAGCGAAGCGGTCATGTTCAAGTTCCCGGGCGGGCAGCAAAAGGCCGTCGCGCTCCCCGCCGGTCAGATGGTGATCGCCATCGCGCCGTACGTGAACCGCACCCACCCCTGCAAGACGCACTACATGTCCGGCTGCCAGGGGGAGCTGGTGAACACGCCCGTCGCCGTCATCGTGAAGAACCAGGCCGGGAAGACCGTGCTGAACAGGACCGTGAAGACCATGGCGAACGGGTTCCTGGAACTGTGGCTTGACCGGGACCAGACCTACCAGGTGACGCTCCGGGCCTCCGGGAAGACGACGACCGGCATGCTCAGCACGCAGGCCGGGAGCGACACCTGCGTCACCACCCTGAAACTGCAGTAA